In Miscanthus floridulus cultivar M001 chromosome 8, ASM1932011v1, whole genome shotgun sequence, the sequence gcaaaagaaaaaaatgttCCGGTGTATATTTACATCAAACTTAAGTGTTAGTCaaaccaaatgagttagcagctAGCTAGTAGCAGGATTCATAACCTTGGAACGATCAGATCCTCCAGAGGTCGCCGCTGCTGGCGGCGCTGCTGGCGGTGGTGGCTCGGTCGGAGAACTGCGGCGTGGCGTCGGCGGCGAGCATGTCCCGGTACGTCTTCCTGATGGCCCAGAGCGCCCTGCAGCAGTCGCTCATGGCGGGCCTGTCCTGTCGGACGGGTCCCATGCACCGGAACGCGAGCTCCAGCACCATCTCCAGTGCGCGTTCTGCGGCGGGCGTGCGCGCGAGGTGCGGGTCCAGCACGTCGGCTGAGGCGCCGCCGATGAACCTGCCCATGGCCCAGCGCGCGGTGAGGCGCTCCTTCATCTCGCGCTTGGTCTCGATGGGGCGGCGCGCCGAGGCGAGCTCCACGAGGAGCACGCCGAAGGAGTAGACGTCGCTGCGGTCCGTGAGCTGGCACGTCTTGAGGTACTCCGGGTCCAGGTACCCCGCCGTGCCCTTCACCTGGGTGGTGACGTGCGTGGCCTccccggcggcgccggcgcccagGCCGGCGCCGAGGCGGGCGAAGCCGAAGTCGGCCACCTTGGCGCGCAGCGAGTCGGTGAGGAGGATGTTGGAGGACTTGATGTCGCGGTGGATGATGGGGTGGTCGGAGTACATGTGCAGGTACGTGACGGCGTGCGCGACGTCGATGGCAATGTCGAGCCGCGTCCCAAAGTCCAGGAACCGCCCGTTCAACCCTGCTTGGTTTCATGGTTTGGTTGGTTGGTTGCGAGGTGAGCAGAGCAGGAATGGCTGGTGGTAGCTTACTGTCGAGGTGCTCCCGGAGGGTGCCGTTGGGGACGTACTCGACGACGACGATGCGCTCCTCGCCGCACTCCATGTACCCGTAGAAGCGAACAAGGCTCTGGTGCTCGATGCGCGCCATTATCTTGATCTCGCTCCGGAACTCCACGTCCACGTGAGGGTTCTGCATCCGCTGCAATCATTCATCCCGGAATTTAAATTTATTGTTTTCATCCGTCGATTGAGAGTTGAAGAAATCAGCAGGCAGCTTGGTGGATTGACTGACCAGCTTGGCGCGCTTGACGGCGACGACGGTGCCGTCGGGGAGGACGCCCTTGTAGACGGCGCCGAAGCCGCCCTGCCCGATCTTGAGCGCCGGCGAGAAGTTGTTGGTGGCGGTGAGGATCTCCTCGATGGAGAAGACGGAGCTCTGGAACGACGGCCGGTGCTCCTTGCCGCtgccgtggccgccgccgctgtACAGCCCGCGCGCAGAGGTCTTTGTCCCGGCGTACCCCGGCACTGCCGCCATGGACCACGACCATCAACATCATCACGTAATTGATTGCAGAGCGAGAATGGACGGCAACGATTAAGGGCACAAGTTGCTCGTCCATGGCGGAGGGCCCGGACTGGGGGGTGAGTTGAAGTTTTCTTACAAGGCGGCTTCTTGGCCCCGGCGTCACCCACCGGCGCGGCGTCCCTGCTCCTCCGCTTCATGGACGCGGACGCGGACGACGACGTGGAGAGCGAGCTGAACCACACCCCGATGGAGCGGAACAGGGACCccaaggacgaggaggaggacgcgcTGCTTCTGCGGCCACGGCCTCCGCCGCTGTCGGACAGCGGGCGCGACCACGCCGGGCTCCGCGGCCACAGCTCGTGCTCCGGCTTCCGCCTCCCCGACCCTGACCCCGaccccgacgacgacgacggggccAGGGTCCCGCGGCGGTCGCGCCCGGCCATGCTCCGCGGCCCGCAGTGGTTGGTCGGCAGACGCGGTCGCGTGTCGCGCCGAGCTCTGCCGCCCGCGCAGCTATATAATTAAAATCCACGGCGAAGCTTTGGTCGTGGCTCGCGACCGTGTCCAAGGTCAAGGCCGGAGCTGTGGCGGGGCTAAACGGGGCCCACGTGGCAGGGGAGGCGACGAGCGGCCTGACCTGGCAAACGACC encodes:
- the LOC136478387 gene encoding calmodulin-binding receptor-like cytoplasmic kinase 2, with protein sequence MAGRDRRGTLAPSSSSGSGSGSGRRKPEHELWPRSPAWSRPLSDSGGGRGRRSSASSSSSLGSLFRSIGVWFSSLSTSSSASASMKRRSRDAAPVGDAGAKKPPLPGYAGTKTSARGLYSGGGHGSGKEHRPSFQSSVFSIEEILTATNNFSPALKIGQGGFGAVYKGVLPDGTVVAVKRAKLRMQNPHVDVEFRSEIKIMARIEHQSLVRFYGYMECGEERIVVVEYVPNGTLREHLDRLNGRFLDFGTRLDIAIDVAHAVTYLHMYSDHPIIHRDIKSSNILLTDSLRAKVADFGFARLGAGLGAGAAGEATHVTTQVKGTAGYLDPEYLKTCQLTDRSDVYSFGVLLVELASARRPIETKREMKERLTARWAMGRFIGGASADVLDPHLARTPAAERALEMVLELAFRCMGPVRQDRPAMSDCCRALWAIRKTYRDMLAADATPQFSDRATTASSAASSGDLWRI